The stretch of DNA GGAACAGGAAAGACATTATTAGCCAGAGCTGTCGCCGGCGAAGCTAAAGTACCTTTCTTCTCGTTATCAGGTTCGGATTTTGTTGAAATGTTTGTTGGTGTTGGTGCCTCTCGTGTACGAGACTTGTTTAAGCAAGCCAAAGAAAAATCACCCTCAATAATTTTTATAGATGAAATAGATGCTATTGGCCGTGCTAGGGGTAAAAATGCCATGTCTGGAAGTAACGATGAACGTGAAAACACACTCAATCAACTATTAACAGAGATGGACGGTTTTGGTACAAATACAAATGTTATTGTAATTGCTGCTACCAACAGAGCTGACATTTTAGATAAAGCTTTAATGCGTGCCGGACGTTTTGATAGACAAATTTTTGTTGATTTACCAGATATCCGTGAACGTAAAGAAATTTTTGAAGTGCATTTAAGGCCTTTAAAAAAAGCCAAAGATTTAGACACTGATTTCCTTTCAAAACAAACACCTGGATTCTCTGGAGCAGATATTGCTAATGTTTGCAATGAAGCTGCTTTAATTGCTGCTAGAAATGGTAAAAAAGCAGTTGATAAACAAGATTTTCTTGATGCTGTAGATAGGATTATTGGTGGATTAGAAAAGAAGAATAAAATAATAACGCCAAGTGAGAAAAAAGCGGTTGCCTATCACGAAGCTGGTCATGCCACCGTAAGTTGGATGCTTGAACATGCTGCGCCTTTGGTAAAAGTAACTATTGTTCCTCGTGGCCGCTCGTTAGGTGCTGCATGGTATTTACCAGAGGAACGTTTAATTGTTCGACCAGAACAAATGCTAGATGAAATGTGTGCTGCTCTTGGTGGTCGTGCTGCTGAAAAAGTAATTTTTGATAAAATATCTACTGGAGCACTTAGTGATTTAGAAAAAGTAACTAAGCAAGCTAGAGCCATGGTTACCATATATGGGTTAAGTGACAAAATTGGAAACTTAACTTATTACGATTCTGGACAAAGCGAGTATGGCTTTACAAAACCTTATAGCGAACAAACGGCAGAATTGATTGACAAAGAAATTTCCGATATTATTGAAAAACAATATCAGCGAGCAATCAAATTACTTGAAGACAATAAAGACAAGTTAACAGATCTTGCTGAAGTGCTTCTTGAAAAAGAGGTCATCTTCAAAGATAATCTTGAAAAAATATTTGGAAAACGTGCTTTTGAAAAAGAAGAGCGTGAAAACTTAGACAAATAGCCTGATAAGCGCATAATTTTGTTAAGCTTTTAGTAAAAATCTTAAATTAATCGTATGGTTAATTTAAGATTTTTTATATTTGATAAACCTCAAAAAGAATTCTGTTAATAGCAACCACTTAAATGAGTCTTTTTAGAAAAATTTTTGGTTCCAAATCTGAACGTTCAGGAGAAGAACTAAAATCTGACGATAGAGGCAAATATATGCCAGAAATAAAACTACCAATAGACGAAAGGTTTACCATAAACTTTAAAGCTAATGGTGGCAAGTTTTTGTATTGTGAAAATTTAAACGAAATATTCTTCAATTTAGAACATATTATTGAAGAAAATAATTGGAAGAAAAAAAAGACCTTGTTATTTGATGAGAATTTAAAAGATAAATTTATAAACTCTAATTTAAAGTCTACAAATAAAATAAGTGAAGCAACTTTTTTTTTAACAACCTGCGAAAATCTCATTGCTAATGATGGGTCATTACTGATATCTTCAAAGCAAATTTTCGAAAAGAAACTTCCTGAATTGCCCGTAAATTTTATTGTATTTGCAACTACGAGTCAAATTGTTGAAAATATTGGAGAAGGTTTACGTGGTATAAAATCTAAAAACAGACAAAAAATCCCAACTAATATAACAACCATAAAACATTTTAAATCTGGTGACGAAAAAGATTTTCTTAGCTATGGAAGTAGTGCAAAAAATCTATACCTACTACTCTTAGAAGATTTATAGAATGAAAGAAATTCTTATTCGATCACTTTCTGGGCTACTTTATGTCTCGCTATTAATTATATGCCTGAATTACGAGCAACTATTAATAGCTCTTTTTTTTGTTTTTGGCTTGGTCTGTATGGGTGAGTTTAAAAAACTCATTCAGCTTAAAAGCTATATCCCTTATCTGATTTTTATTATACTTTATGCCGTTTTTGGGTATTGGCAATCAGTACTAAATACCGATACAGGATTAGATGAAGCTACTCAAATACTTATGGTACTTACTATTTTTGTTGAGTTATTTTTAATAAAAGATTTGTTTTCAGAAAAAACAATTCCACTTTTTGCTTCGAAGCGATTTATTCTCACAACATTTTATTTATCAAGCGCTTTTGTATTCTTAATTTTGATAGTTAATTACCATAAAAACTATGATCCAAGCATATTATTAGGGTCTTTTATTTTAGTTTGGGTGAATGACTCATTTGCTTATTTAGTTGGTAAAAATTTTGGAAAGCAAAAGCTTTTTGAAAAGATCTCACCTAAAAAAACTGTAGAAGGTTTTCTTGGCGGTTTATTCTTTTCGTGTGTAGCAAGTTATTTTATTGCTACCTTTACAGAACTTTTAGGATTTACAAGTTGGCTAATTCTAAGTATTATTATTAGTGTATTTGGAACTTTAGGGGACTTAATTGAGTCTAAATTTAAAAGACAAGCTAATGTTAAAGATAGCGGTGTAATTATGCCTGGTCATGGTGGATTATTAGATCGATTAGACAGCATTATTTTTGCAGCCCCGTTTATATATTTATTTTTAAGAATTTTACAATATGTTTCATAAAGAAGGCCATAAAATTATACTTATAACTTTTATATTTATTATTGCATCCTTTTTATTGGTTGACAATTTTATTGAAATTGAATGGTTAAGGGCGCTTATTCTTATTGCTTTGTTAGTATTTTTAATACTCATCCTTCAGTTTTTTAGAAACCCTAAACGCAATACTTTACCCAATGACAAACAAGTGGTTTCCCCTGTTGATGGAAAGGTTGTTGTGATAGAAGAAGTGTTCGAAAAAGAATATTTTAAAGAAAAACGTTTGCAAGTAAGTGTATTTATGTCTCCAATAAATGTACATGTTACGCGTTATCCAATTGGAGGTAGTGTTATTTTTAGCAAATATCATCCAGGTAAATACTTAGTAGCTTGGCATCCTAAAGCAAGTGAAGAAAATGAACGCTCCACAGTTGTTGTAGAAAATGAGACTTATGGTAAAGTTCTATATAGGCAAATTGCTGGAGCTTTAGCAAAACGTATTGTAAACTATGCTAAGCTAAATGATAAGGCTATACAAGGTGCAGACTCTGGCTTTATTAAATTTGGCTCTAGAGTTGATTTGTATTTGCCTTTAGATACAAAAGTAAAAGTACAGCTTAATCAAAAAGTTCGTGGTGGAGAAAGTGTTATTGCCGAAGTTTAATGACCGATAAAGATTTAGACATAGAGTTTCAAAATGCTGTTAACAGAGTAAATGCGTATACCGAGCCTTTTCCTGCAGATACGCTTTTAAAGCTTTATGCATACTACAAAAAAGCTACCAATGACTATGGTAGACCAAAAAGCAAAAAACCCATAATTAATGCCTTTAAAACCAATGCGCTATTTCAAGCTAAGAATATTAGTGAGGATGAGGCTAAACGCATGTACATAGACTTAGTAAATAATTATTTTTTATATAGAAAATAAAGAATATCAGAAGGCGAAAACCTCATACATAAAACTTATTATTTTCCCTAAACGGATTCCTGCCTTACTGAAACAAGTTCAGCATAAATCGCAGGAATGACAAAACAAAAAACCCATCAACATATTGTTGATGGGTTTTCTTAATGAAGAAAAATAAAATAGTTTGAGTTAACTTATTTCTTCTTCTTTTCTTCTAGTTTTTGAACTGAGTCGTACATGATCGGCGTTGCAATAAACAGAGATGAATACGTCCCTACTATAACTCCTACTATTAAGGCAAACATAAAACCTCTAATTGAATCTCCACCAAAAATAAAGATGGCTAATAACACCACTAAAGTGGTTAGTGAGGTATTTAATGTTCTACTTAATGTACTACTAAGCGATACATTTACAACGCGATTAAATTCCCAATTACCATGGTCATTAAAGAATTCACGGATTCTATCAAACACGACCACTGTATCATTTAATGAATAACCAATAACTGTTAAAATAGCCGCAATAAACGCTTGGTCTATTTCCATATTAAATGGCATAAATTTATATGTTAAAGAGAAGATTCCTAATACAATTAATACATCATGGAATACTGCCGCAACTGCTCCTAAAGAGAATTGCCATCTTTTAAAACGAATTAAAATATAAAGGAACACTACTATTAAAGACCCTAAAATCGCCCAGAATGATGCTTGTTTGATATCATCAGCAATAGTTGGGCTCACTTTGTAGTATTTCATTAAACCAATTGTTTTAGTATCTGAATCACTAATAAAATCTTCATAAGACATCCCTTCTAAATACGGTTGTAATGCATCAAATAATGATTTTCTAATAGCTTCATCAACTTCGGCACCAGTCTCATTTACTTTATACTTCGTTGTAATTTTTAACTGATTTGCATCACCAAAAGTTTTAGCATCTGCACTATTGAAAACCTCCGGTTTTGATAATACGCTTGTAATTTCCGAAGCACTAACATCTTGAGCAAAACGCACTTGATATGTTCTACCTCCTACAAAATCCACACCTTGATCTAAACTGTTAGTAAACAAAGATCCTAAACTCAACAAAATAAAAGCACCAGAAATCATATAAGCGATTTTACGTTTCTGTAAAAACTCAATATTTATATTTCTGAAAAGGTTTTTTGTAATAGCAGTAGAAAAATCTAATTTACCACCTTTATTGGCATACCAATCAACTAACAATCTAGTAATAAATATAGCTGTAAATAAAGAGGTTCCTATACCTATTAATAAAGTAGTGGCAAACCCTTTAATTGGTCCAGTACCGAATATAAATAAAATTAAGGCCGTTAAACCAGTCGTAATATTTGCATCTAAAATAGAAGATAAAGCATTACTAAAACCATCTTTAATAGCTTCTTTTTGCCCTTTTCCTTTAGTTAATTCTTCTCGAATACGTTCAAATATAAGTACGTTCGCATCCACCGACATACCTATTGTTAATACGATACCAGCAATACCTGGCAATGTTAATACGGCTCCTAATCCTGATAAAACACCAAAGATTAATAAAATGTTTAACAACATGGCAGCATCAGCAAAACCACCTACTTTACCATAATAAAACACCATCCACACTAACACTAATGCTAATGCTATTAAGAATGACATGGTACCACTATCAATGGCTTCTTGTCCAAGTGATGGCCCAACGACTTCACTTTGAATAATATCAGCCGATGCCGGTAATTTCCCTGCACGTAATACGTTTGCTAAATCGACCGCTTCATTTAATGTGAAATTTCCAGAAATTGAAGAATTTCCTCCTGCAATAGGCCCAGTTGTAACACCTGGTGCAGAATATACGATATCATCTAAGACAATAGCTATTTGACTTTGCTGAGCATATGCTTTACCGGTCATGTCTTCCCAAATCTTAGCGCCTTTTGCATTCATCTGCATAGAAACTTCAGATCTATTAGCAGCGTCAAACTGATTACGAGCATCAACAATAACTGAACCACTTAACGGAGGTGTATTATCTCTATTTCCTACTAAAGCATATAAATCTATTATCTCTCCATCTTTTTCCGGTTTCCCAAAAACAAATTTGGCATAACGTTGTTCGGCTGGTAATAACTCTCTTACTTCTGGTCTGTTTAAATAATCAAGAAGTATTGCTTTATCTTTAAGCTCAAATCTTCCAATGACAGGACCACCTTGGTAACCTTGCCCTCTAAATAAGTCGAAAATAGGGTTATTTTCAGTCTCAACCGCCGTAGAATCTGTTGTTGCATCTCCTAAAAGATCATCAATAGTATCATCTTCAGTACTTTCTCCATCTTGAGGTTCTTGCTCCTCTTCGGTTACTTCAGGTTTAACAGATTCTTTTAAAAGTTCGTTTGCTTGTGCTAAAAAGTTAAAGAATTGCTCACCTTTATAAGCATCCCAAAATTCCAGCTGAGCTGTGTTTTGTAATAATTTTAAAGCACGCTCTTTATCTTTAACCCCTGGTAGTTCAACTAAAATACGACCTGAATTACCAAGACGTTGAATAGTAGGTTGTGTGACACCAAATTCATCAATACGCTTACGCAATACTTCAAAAGCTGAAACAATAGATTCATCTACTTTTCTCTCTATAACTTGTTTAGCCTCATCATCAGACATATTACTATTAATTTCACCATCTAAATCCTTTGTGTAAAAAATATCTGGTGATGCTAATTTTGTATCTCCTTTAACAGCATCAAAAGCTCTGAAAAAAGATTCCAAATAAGATTCTTGCGCATCTTTTTGAAGCTCTTCTGCATCATCTAAAGCTTTATTAAATGCCGGGTCTTTACTTTTATTTGCCAATCCTTCTAAAATATCTCTTACAGATATTTGCAAAGTCACACTAACTCCTCCTTTAAGGTCTAAACCCAGTGGCATCGCTTTTTCTTTCACTTCATTATAAGTGAATTTAGAAATACCAAGGTTAAAAACGGTATCTGTCGCAATAGACTCTAAATAATTAACTTCCTCCTGACTTCTTTTCGCGCGATAATCAGCTTCCGTTTCTGGAATTTTATTGATTGCGATCTCCTCCGCATTACTTTCTATTCGATTTGCTTTAAATGTAAACGATAATTGGTAAATACTTACCAATCCGAACAAAACTGCAAATAGTTTTACTAATCCTTTATTTTGCATTCTTCTATTATTTTTTTGTCAAATTTTTTAAAACGAGCAAATTCATGGTTTACCTTATGATTTGACAATTATTTTTTATGGTACAAATAAGACGTTTTTTAGCTTTTTAAAATACATGATGAAAGCCCATCTTATTATATTTTTTTGATTTTTGGAAAATGCTTTTTAAAATTCTATGTTTCTTTTCCAAAGGCATTAAGACATACCTTTATATGAAAAGTAAAAAGCATTATTTAAGGTTAAGAATTCCCGTAAGCAGCTGGTCCAGCTCTAACATCAGGAACATTATGTGACATATTATCTATTGTAATTGCAATATGTCTACGTACTTTATAAGCTATTTTAACAATTCTATCTTCTTCGCTAGTATTTAGTTTACCTATATATAAATTAGGATTGGAAAATCGATCGTATTCGTGTTTTAACTCTGCAATGTATGTTCCATTTAAGTCAGATTCAGCATCTGTACCATTTTGGATTTCATATACATCTAGGTTATAACCATTTTTGTTTTCGTTAGAAGGAAACTTGGAGTGTTCTTCATCCTTATTAGAAAAAGCGTAATCAAGTTCTAGTTTTTTTTCTTCAGAAGAAAATATTTTTTTTATGCTGGCTACATCGACATCACTGTAATACGTGATTTTAAGTCTTCCATCTTCTTTCTTTCCTACTTGAATATTATCTATTCCTAAAGTTAGCAATTGCTTTTTTACAACAGCAATGGCATCTTGAACTTCGTCTGATGTAACTTCATCATAGATAAACTCCATGACAATTTCCTGATTCGGTACAGAAATTTGTTTCTGGCAAACACCTAATAAAGTGAGGGCAATAACTAAAGTACTAAAGTACCATTTCGCTTTCATGCGTGTTTATCTATTGTTTTTAATGGTCATGTAACATCCATATAATCTTTTTACCAAATATAGATATGTTTTCAAGCCTCAAATATAAAGAAATAAAGACTGTATTTCTACAGTCTTTATATAAATATCTATTTTATGCAATAAATTGTTATACTTCCACTTCTAATAATGCATTTGTTTTTCTAACACCTTCAGCACTAGTTTGCATATGCGCTTTTTCAGCATCGCTAAGTGGAACATCAACAATACTTTCAATACCGTTTCTACCTAAAATAACAGGTACACCGATACAAATATCATTTAGACCATATTCTCCTTCTAAGAATGTAGAACAAGGGAACATTTTTTTCTGGTCGCAAGCAATGGCTTGTACTAACCCGCTTACCGCCGCTCCCGGTGCATACCAAGCAGAAGTTCCTAATAATTTAGTAAGTGTAGCACCGCCAACTTTAGTATCTTCTTTTACTTGATTTAATCTGTCTTCACTTAAAAACTCAGACACCTTGATACTGTTCCTGGTTGCCTGACTTGTTAATGGCACCATACCCGTATCACTATGCCCACCTATTACCATACCGTCAACATCACTAATAGGAGCTCCTAAAGCTTCAGCTAATCTATATTTAAATCGAGCAGAATCTAAAGCACCACCCATACCAATAATTCTATTCTTAGGTAAGTTGGTTGATTTATGTGCTAGATAAGTCATCGTGTCCATTGGATTACTAACTACTATAAGAATAGTATTTGGAGAATGCTCAATTAAACTTGATGATACTGATTTCACAATACCAGCATTAATGCCTATTAATTCTTCACGTGTCATTCCTGGTTTACGAGGAATTCCAGAAGTAATTACACAAATATCACTATTTGCAGTTTTACTATAATCGTTTGTAATACCGGTTATTTTAGTATCAAAACCATTTAATGATGCACATTGCATTAAATCCATAGCTTTTCCTTCTGCATAACCTTCTTTAATGTCTAATAAAACGACTTCTGAAGCAAAATCTTTAATAGCAATATACTCCGCACAACTTGCGCCTACTGCTCCTGCTCCTACAACTGTTACTTTCATGTATTTATAATTTTTTATTGTTATTGGTAACTCCTAAATTATTTCTTTTTTAATGAAATTTTCTTGACACAAATCTCACAATATAAAAGCCTAAATTATATGATTTTAGTCATGCAAAATTACAAATTTATATACTCTAAATAAAAAAAAGTACAAGATTAAATCCTGTACTTTTTAAACTATAACAAAATATAAACTAATTAAAATTAAACGTCTTTATTTTTGAATTTTTATCTAAAACTAAATGCCATTCCTGCAGATAATGTATTATACTCTTGTAATGTATAGTCTGCAAAAAGTTTAAAGAAACCAAGACTTAATCTTATTCCAAGCGTTGTTCTAAAACCACTAGCATCAAAATCTAAGTTTAAAGGATCTGTAACTGTTTCTGTAATGGTTGGTCCTGATACTACAGGGGTATATTGCAAATTGTATGATCCTAACATTTTTAGCGTTGAACTACCTCCACTGTATCCTAAGCCTCCATAAACATTGATAATTGGAAAGTTTAACGATCCTATGGCTTGTACTGTAAATGCATTTAATTTAAATTCTGCATTTTGATTCTGACCAGATATAGCGTTACCGTCGATACTATAATTTACATCCATAGACGTATATGCTGCTAATACAGAAACGTGTAATGGTAATTTATCTACTGGGCCAAAAATACTTGTTATTTCTTTTTTAAGCCCAACTCCAAATAATTTCCCTTTTGCATCGTCACTCCCAACTTCTGGAACTAAACGTAACATCACATCAAATTTATAAGGTAATCCTACACCTAATTGCAAGGCTGGAGTTGGTACTGCTCCCAAAGGTAAATCGTCACTTATACCAGATGGCATTTCAAAAGAAGCCGTTACAGCCTGTCCTTGAACGGTTGCATTTACATCCAACATAACACCATCTCCTTTACCTGCTACTGTTGGGTTTATAGAAGATCCCGGTGTTGTTATACTCGTTAACCCTAAATTGGCAATATCGAAGAATTCATCTTTTGATGGAATCATTGAGGCATTCAGGCCAATTGTAATATCAAATCCCAGTTTTTTATGAGCTTTAGCGGTATGATACCACCCACTGTTCATTCCATAAATTAACCCTTTCATCGCAGGATTAATATAGCTATTTGTTAGTTTGTTTGCATCATCTCTGGCTGCAAGTAAAATACTTTCTAGTTCTTGTGAACGAGATATGTGTGTTACTAATAATAGTAAACATAATAAGGTTAACTTTTTCATTCTTTTGTCAATTTTGGTTAAAACAAAAGTATAAAAAAAACGACACAAAGCAACTTTTAGTCGAAAAAAATTACTTTTAATCGACTTATTTGGTTGAAACATTAAAATAATGTAGAAATTTACTACATAATTATTTTGTTTAAACTAAAAATTTTTAATCTTTTTAAAAATGTTTTAGAGGGTTAATTATTATTAAGGTTAAAATAACTAACAACATTGTTATACCAAATGTTCTGAGTCATTTTTCCCAAAAAAGAATGCCTTTTGGCACCAATCCTTTCTTTATATCTTCTGCAATCAAATCGCATAAAATACGTCTAAAATATTCGTGCCTTGGAAATAACCAGAATTAGTTTTTCGATAGGTATAATCTGCTTCGGTACTTGCACTTACAATTCTAGATAACCCTAAAATTGATATTGGAGAATCATCAGGGTGTAGACACATCAATAATTATTGTTTTCTGCTACCGGTAATATCTTTAATATATCTATGCTCTATTTTATTTATAAGTGCTAAAATTCTCCACCCAATTTGGTTTCAAAATACGTCCTGGTTCTTTTGTGTTTTCTGGGGAAAAGTAATCAAAGTAATAAATCTCTTTTGACTTATAAATTTTTAGAATTGTTTTTAATCGTTTTTGAAAATTCTCAAAAGATTTGTTACTTTTCTTTGTCCACCCTGCCTCAGCTAAAGCAGAAATTCTTGGATACAGCATAAAATCGAATCTTTTTTCTGTATTAATTTGTTCTGTCCATAAGTTTGCTTGAATTCCCAAAATTCCAGAATTTTCTAAATCAATAGTATTTGACGAGTCAGGAAAATTATACACGTCATCTAACGGACAAAAACCATCCCACCTTCGTCCAATACTATGACTATCATCCTGTACAAAATCAAAATATAGAGGCTTTCTTGGGCATAAAATCATTTTATAATTATTTTTCAAGCCTTTTTCTAAAATCTGTGGTTTATCATGTCTCCACCACATAGCAACAGTACTCTCATTATTCATATTATTTTCTACAACTTCATCCCACCCCATAACTTTTTTATTTAAGGAAAGAATTGTATCTCGTATTCTATTAATAAAATAAGTTTCTACTTCTTTAATCTTCTTTAATTTCTCTTTTTTCATTAAAGCAATAACTTCCTTGTCTTTTACCCAATGCTGATTACCAAAACTAACTTCATCTCCCCCTATATGAATATATTTTGAAGGAAATAGAGTAGTAACTTCTTTAAGGATTTCTGTTAAAAAAGCATATGTAGATTCTTTAGCTGGATGAAAAGTAAAATGAGGGTTCTTTTCGGTACCTCCTCCAGAAAATTCAGGATATGCTCTCATTACTGCTGACGCATGACCTGGTACATCTATTTCTGGAATGACTTCAATATTTCTTTGAGAAGCAAAGTGAATAATTTCTTTAATATCTTCTTGTGTATAGAACTGAGCTTCTGTATTAGAGTTACTATAATTACCTATGGCGCCAATACTAGTTAATTTAGGGTATTTTTTAATTTCTATTCTCCAACCAGGTGCATCTGTAAGATGCCAATGAAATTTATTTAATTTTTGCAAAGACATCAACTCCAACAGTTGCTTAATCTTTTCTTTGCCAAAAAAATGTCTTGATTCATCTACCATGACACCTCTCCATACATAGCGAGGCGAATCTTCAATTTGAACATTAGGAATATCAATTTCGTTGGTAGTTCCTTCCTTTAAATTATCTATGTCTAATAATTGCCTTAAAGATTGCAAGCCATTAAAAACGCCTTTTCCAGAACCTCCTATAATACGTATTGATTCTTCAGTAATAGATAAACTATAAGCTTCATCAGAAGTCATATTGTTATCAATATCTATTGCTATATAATTTGTTTTTAAATCTAATTCTGTTTTTATTTCTAAACTAAAACCTAAATGCTTTTGAATTAAGCCTATGAATACTGAGCTCTTAGTTTTTAATTCCTGTAAGTTTTTATGAATGACAAATTTTGTGTTCTTATTCAAGAAAAATCGCCCCTCTTTTATCTCTAACTTCTGAGGGTATGGTATTATTGAATACATATCTATAGTATTCTTAGCATCTTTTTTGCAAGCCGTAAACACAGATAAAAACGACAAAAATATTAAAAGGCGAATGTTATTATAAATCATAAACGTTTTATGTATCTTAATAAAAGGTATTAAACCCGAAATCTCGCTAGATACCGAAGCAAGTTCAGCACATGAAGTGGGATTAGTTCAACTAGCTGTTTTGAATGCATTGCTTCGCAACTTTTCAAAACAGAGTTTTCCTGCCACGCAATAAGCGTGGACTAATAAGAATAACTCTCTTTCCAATATTGGATTTCTTCATTATGCATGGCATCTAAGGATAGCTGCACTGCAACAGCCGTATTTGCTCCTGTATAAATATTTGAAACAGGCATTTTATTATCTAAAATAGAGTTCCTAAAATCTACTAAGGCTTGTTTGCTTGGATCTATGTGAGATATATTTATAGGAATTCCTTTCCCTTGTAAATGAGTATTTGCCGTAGCACCAGATACACCATCTACATCGGTAAATTCCTTCTTATAACCATTTTCATAATAAATCCACGCCTTAGTATAATCTAGCAAAATTGTTCCTTTACTACCATGGACTTTTATTTGATAATCTCCTAATGCATTGTTTGTTAAACACGTAAATTTTGCTTTCACACCGCTCGGGTATTCAAATAATAAATGGATATTGTCAAAAGTCTCTCGTCCATCTTTCCAAAAGTCAATACCTCCTGTACCCATAATTTTTTTAGGATTTTCGCCTAAAACCCAATTCACAAAATCTATTTGATGGGAACATAATTCTGCTGCCATTCCACCAGAATATTCTTTATACATTCTCCAATTTATAGCGCGCTCTAAAGATAGCTCTGGTACTGGTCTCCGCCAATTACCATTTCTATTCCATTGGCATTCAAAAGATGTTATTTGCCCCAACTCACCTTTTTTAATAAACTCTACAACATGTTTATAAAGCTTTGAACTATGATATTGATGACCTGTTTGGAAAATTGTTTTAGTATTAGATGTTTTTTTTACCAAATCATCTATTCCGACTAAGCCTTTAGCCATTGTTTTTTCACAATATACATGCTTACCTGCATCTATAGCATCTATGGCTATGGCTGCATGGGTATTAAAAGGTGTGGCTATTAATACGGCATCAATGTCTTTATTGCTTAGCAGTTCCTCATAATTAGTATATGCTTTTGCTTTGTTTTGGGTTCTTGAAAGCCCATTTTCTAATCGAAAAGGCAGTACATCACAAACGGCAGAAACGTTAATTCCTTCAATAGTATTTAGTATAGGTATAAGTCCACCTCCCCTATCTCCAGTTCCTATAATGCCTACATGAATCATGTTACTGCTACCAATATTTTTGGACATAGCTTGTAAAACAGGTACGCTAGCAACAATTCCAGCAGATACGAGACCGCCTTTAGTTAAAAATTCTCTTCGCTTCATTTTTTATTTATAACTTAGGTTCCCAACCTTGTTGATAGTCTCTTTTCCAATGCGTCATTGCTTTATCATTATTCAAAACTTTACCCGTTTTAGAATCTATTTTTAAAGTTTCTCCTACATCCTGAGCCATATTACCTAAATGGCATAACATCGTTGAAATACTAGCATCTTGAATATCAGAATTCAAATTTTTATCTTT from Flavivirga spongiicola encodes:
- a CDS encoding DUF6588 family protein, with the protein product MKKLTLLCLLLLVTHISRSQELESILLAARDDANKLTNSYINPAMKGLIYGMNSGWYHTAKAHKKLGFDITIGLNASMIPSKDEFFDIANLGLTSITTPGSSINPTVAGKGDGVMLDVNATVQGQAVTASFEMPSGISDDLPLGAVPTPALQLGVGLPYKFDVMLRLVPEVGSDDAKGKLFGVGLKKEITSIFGPVDKLPLHVSVLAAYTSMDVNYSIDGNAISGQNQNAEFKLNAFTVQAIGSLNFPIINVYGGLGYSGGSSTLKMLGSYNLQYTPVVSGPTITETVTDPLNLDFDASGFRTTLGIRLSLGFFKLFADYTLQEYNTLSAGMAFSFR
- a CDS encoding beta-N-acetylhexosaminidase, which translates into the protein MIYNNIRLLIFLSFLSVFTACKKDAKNTIDMYSIIPYPQKLEIKEGRFFLNKNTKFVIHKNLQELKTKSSVFIGLIQKHLGFSLEIKTELDLKTNYIAIDIDNNMTSDEAYSLSITEESIRIIGGSGKGVFNGLQSLRQLLDIDNLKEGTTNEIDIPNVQIEDSPRYVWRGVMVDESRHFFGKEKIKQLLELMSLQKLNKFHWHLTDAPGWRIEIKKYPKLTSIGAIGNYSNSNTEAQFYTQEDIKEIIHFASQRNIEVIPEIDVPGHASAVMRAYPEFSGGGTEKNPHFTFHPAKESTYAFLTEILKEVTTLFPSKYIHIGGDEVSFGNQHWVKDKEVIALMKKEKLKKIKEVETYFINRIRDTILSLNKKVMGWDEVVENNMNNESTVAMWWRHDKPQILEKGLKNNYKMILCPRKPLYFDFVQDDSHSIGRRWDGFCPLDDVYNFPDSSNTIDLENSGILGIQANLWTEQINTEKRFDFMLYPRISALAEAGWTKKSNKSFENFQKRLKTILKIYKSKEIYYFDYFSPENTKEPGRILKPNWVENFSTYK
- the secDF gene encoding protein translocase subunit SecDF, with protein sequence MQNKGLVKLFAVLFGLVSIYQLSFTFKANRIESNAEEIAINKIPETEADYRAKRSQEEVNYLESIATDTVFNLGISKFTYNEVKEKAMPLGLDLKGGVSVTLQISVRDILEGLANKSKDPAFNKALDDAEELQKDAQESYLESFFRAFDAVKGDTKLASPDIFYTKDLDGEINSNMSDDEAKQVIERKVDESIVSAFEVLRKRIDEFGVTQPTIQRLGNSGRILVELPGVKDKERALKLLQNTAQLEFWDAYKGEQFFNFLAQANELLKESVKPEVTEEEQEPQDGESTEDDTIDDLLGDATTDSTAVETENNPIFDLFRGQGYQGGPVIGRFELKDKAILLDYLNRPEVRELLPAEQRYAKFVFGKPEKDGEIIDLYALVGNRDNTPPLSGSVIVDARNQFDAANRSEVSMQMNAKGAKIWEDMTGKAYAQQSQIAIVLDDIVYSAPGVTTGPIAGGNSSISGNFTLNEAVDLANVLRAGKLPASADIIQSEVVGPSLGQEAIDSGTMSFLIALALVLVWMVFYYGKVGGFADAAMLLNILLIFGVLSGLGAVLTLPGIAGIVLTIGMSVDANVLIFERIREELTKGKGQKEAIKDGFSNALSSILDANITTGLTALILFIFGTGPIKGFATTLLIGIGTSLFTAIFITRLLVDWYANKGGKLDFSTAITKNLFRNINIEFLQKRKIAYMISGAFILLSLGSLFTNSLDQGVDFVGGRTYQVRFAQDVSASEITSVLSKPEVFNSADAKTFGDANQLKITTKYKVNETGAEVDEAIRKSLFDALQPYLEGMSYEDFISDSDTKTIGLMKYYKVSPTIADDIKQASFWAILGSLIVVFLYILIRFKRWQFSLGAVAAVFHDVLIVLGIFSLTYKFMPFNMEIDQAFIAAILTVIGYSLNDTVVVFDRIREFFNDHGNWEFNRVVNVSLSSTLSRTLNTSLTTLVVLLAIFIFGGDSIRGFMFALIVGVIVGTYSSLFIATPIMYDSVQKLEEKKKK
- the mdh gene encoding malate dehydrogenase, coding for MKVTVVGAGAVGASCAEYIAIKDFASEVVLLDIKEGYAEGKAMDLMQCASLNGFDTKITGITNDYSKTANSDICVITSGIPRKPGMTREELIGINAGIVKSVSSSLIEHSPNTILIVVSNPMDTMTYLAHKSTNLPKNRIIGMGGALDSARFKYRLAEALGAPISDVDGMVIGGHSDTGMVPLTSQATRNSIKVSEFLSEDRLNQVKEDTKVGGATLTKLLGTSAWYAPGAAVSGLVQAIACDQKKMFPCSTFLEGEYGLNDICIGVPVILGRNGIESIVDVPLSDAEKAHMQTSAEGVRKTNALLEVEV